The proteins below come from a single Ailuropoda melanoleuca isolate Jingjing chromosome 1, ASM200744v2, whole genome shotgun sequence genomic window:
- the GCSAM gene encoding germinal center-associated signaling and motility protein: MGNSLLRENRWQQNTQEIPWTLKNQSFEHRTSRCWDRYIAAGCFCLPWKKVRIRKAKPDSSTENKGMSSAPIQDNVDQSSSEDLCYTLINHSVPRGRPSEISSEGCYENVSPKTETPRKSLGETETSYALLRVPSSPRHFSSPEEEYELVMPQRISFHPLQQPHLPLLPSETQVTYLE, translated from the exons GTGGCAGCAGAACACTCAAGAAATACCCTGGACTCTGAAAAATCAAAGCTTTGAACACAGAACTTCCAG ATGCTGGGACCGCTACATTGCCGCAGGGTGTTTCTGCCTTCCGTG gaaaaaagtaCGCATTCGTAAAGCAAAGCCAGATTCTTCAACGGAGA ataaAGGAATGTCATCTGCTCCCATACAG GACAATGTTGACCAGAGCTCCTCGGAGGATCTCTGCTACACCCTCATTAATCACAGCGTCCCTAGGGGAAGGCCATCAGAGATCTCCAGTGAGGGGTGCTATGAGAATGTTTCCCCTAAGACCGAGACACCCAGGAAGTCCTTGGGAGAAACCGAGACTTCATACGCACTCCTCCGGGTGCCTTCCTCTCCAAGGCATTTTTCTTCCCCGGAAGAGGAATATGAACTTGTCATGCCTCAGAGAATCTCCTTCCACCCCCTGCAGCAGCCACACCTACCTCTGCTACCTTCGGAGACTCAGGTTACCTACTTAGAATGA